Proteins encoded together in one Anguilla anguilla isolate fAngAng1 chromosome 9, fAngAng1.pri, whole genome shotgun sequence window:
- the LOC118236449 gene encoding P2Y purinoceptor 4-like: MNSILFYADNQTDVSALFTTRPSEGAGEANASCRFDEEFKYVLLPASYSLVCVLGLVLNSMALWMFVFKMRPWKAGTVFMFHLAVSDTLYVLSLPTLIYYYGNRSHWPFGVALCKMVRFMFYANLYSSILFLTCISVHRYLGICHPIRSLAAVKPRAAQVVCGLVWAAVTACLVPNLIFVTTSRRDGDTLCHDTTRPQDFESYVNYSSAVMTMLFGVPFLVIVVCYCLMARALCRPRRGLSPGQHRGSSRRKSVTLIVVVLAVFAVCFVPFHVTRTLYYAYRVLGADCSALNVVNFAYKITRPLASANSCIDPILYFLAGDHYRSKLIRALTRQTPARSIASAPLPPSLPQPYNIYKIPDRNPYQEPNS; the protein is encoded by the coding sequence ATGAATTCTATATTGTTTTATGCGGACAATCAGACAGATGTGTCAGCGCTGTTCACCACCCGGCCATCGGAGGGAGCTGGAGAAGCAAACGCTAGCTGTCGCTTCGATGAGGAGTTCAAGTACGTCTTGCTGCCCGCGTCGTACAGCCTGGTGTGTGTCCTGGGGTTGGTCCTCAACTCCATGGCcctgtggatgtttgtgttcAAAATGCGGCCCTGGAAGGCCGGGACCGTGTTCATGTTCCACCTGGCCGTGTCAGACACGCTGTACGTGCTCTCCCTGCCCACGCTCATCTACTACTACGGCAACCGCAGCCACTGGCCCTTCGGGGTGGCCCTTTGCAAGATGGTACGTTTCATGTTCTACGCCAACCTGTACTCCAGCATTCTCTTCCTCACCTGCATCAGCGTGCACCGTTACCTAGGCATCTGCCACCCCATCCGGTCCCTCGCCGCGGTGAAGCCCCGCGCCGCCCAGGTCGTGTGCGGCCTGGTGTGGGCCGCCGTCACCGCCTGCCTGGTGCCGAACCTCATTTTCGTCACCACCAGCCGGCGGGACGGCGACACGCTGTGCCACGACACCACCAGGCCCCAGGACTTCGAGAGCTACGTGAACTACAGCTCGGCCGTGATGACCATGCTCTTCGGCGTTCCCTTCCTGGTGATCGTGGTGTGCTACTGCCTGATGGCGCGGGCCCTGTGCCGCCCCAGACGCGGTCTCTCCCCTGGCCAGCACCGAGGGTCTTCCCGCAGGAAGTCCGTCACGCTGATTGTGGTGGTGCTGGCGGTGTTCGCCGTGTGCTTCGTGCCCTTCCACGTGACACGTACCCTGTACTACGCGTACCGAGTGCTGGGCGCCGACTGCTCTGCGCTGAACGTCGTTAACTTTGCCTACAAGATCACACGCCCGCTGGCTAGCGCCAACAGCTGCATCGATCCCATTCTCTACTTCCTGGCCGGGGACCACTACCGCTCCAAGCTGATCCGGGCCCTCACCCGCCAGACACCCGCTCGCTCTATTGCCTCCGCGCCGCtgccgccctccctccctcagccttACAATATATATAAGATCCCAGACCGTAATCCCTACCAGGAGCCAAATAGCTAG